atgtacacaactatttatagcagctcttttttggaggcaaagaaatggaaactaaggggatgctgattatttggggaatgactgaacaaattatggtatatgaatgtgatgaaatactatggTGCTGtacaattttagaaaaacctgggaagagttgCATCAaccgatgcagagtgaagtgagcacaaccagaacaacttaaacaacaacaaaagtattATAAGGCAaccaactttgaaaaacttaagaactctgatgaaGGTAATGATAATcatgattccaaaagactcataaggAAAGATGCTTCTTACCCTCTGATAGAGAGGTGTTGGATTCAGAAAGCATACATTGAGAtgaatattttttggacatgaccaacaCAAGCATTTGTTCTGCTTAACTATCTGTTAAAATGGTtctgttctcctttctttttcaatggggaggggagggtggtaggaagagaaagtggattttcattaactttttaaaaattaagtgtaaaaaaagaaatccttttcttccttaaagTTCTAGTCCAGTGTTACTTTGTCCATGAAAACTTCTCTATCTCTATACCTGGAAGTGAGTCATcccttttcacatctcttgtgCAATTTGGATAAAAGTTGTATGTATCTTACTCCCTGTATTAGATCATTATCTTCTTGAGGGAAGAGGATCTTATCATCCTCAATTCCTAGGACATAGTAAGCATTTGGTAAATGCTTAGGGAGTTGAATTATTCAAATTTAATGTGCTAAGACATTAATTCAAGTAGAAAAATTGAGTCATACGTCCTTAATGTCTAATTTGGTAATGATCTGAGAATTTTACTTGTAAGAATAAATATCCATTTAGGAGGAAATTTTCCTCTACCAATAactttctctgtaatttctaGTCTTTGAGAATTgtgtgggggcggagccaagatggcggagtagaaagacgcacatacacatagctccgaacccacaacacatagaacggctacagggaagtaactcacggcgaattctgcacccagaggccacggaacattggagcgagggagatttctgttctggagagacctgcaaacctctcatggggggtccttcgcgctgcggactgggcaccgggactgggagctgagtgcagccctgccgcggctgcggcaccgaaaggtacagatccgagcaggcttcagggacaggatctccaacggccacgcgggtccctccacccacagagggacctgcaaacctcttgcaaaaggtccgtcgcgctgcagacgcggagcccagcccagacctgccgcggctgcagcaccaagaggtacagatcctagcaggcttcagggacaggatctccagtggcggcgcgggcccctccacccacaggtgacgggggtcggtgggggagtctctttggcaggtcgagaggggagtggggtgcccccataactcaggccccccccccaggaggtagaagctgagaggcggctgcagacaggggctccccaagggggcaggagcctggatccattgtggaaggtctgtgcataaaccccctgaaggaactgagcctgagaggcagccctgccccgacctcagcacctgatcttaatctcacactgaatagcagccctgcccccaccaaaagccctaaggctggaagcagcatttgaatctcagaccctaaacgctggctgggaggatcaggaggcgtggtgggtgtgaggagaatattcagaggtcaagtcactggctgggaaaatgcccagaaaagggaaaagaaataagactatagaaagttactttcttggtgaacaggcatttcctcccttcctttctgataaggaagaacaatgcttaccatcaggcaaagacacagaaatcaaggcttctgtgtcccagcccacccaatgggctcaggccatggaagagctcaaaaagaattttgaaaatcaagttagagaggtagaggaaaagctgggaagagaaatgagagacatgaagtcaaagcatgaacagcagatcagctccctgctaaagaagacccaaaaaaatgttgaagaaaataacaccttgaaaactagcctaactcaattggcaaaagaggttcaaaaagccaatgaagagaagaatgctttcaaaagcagaattagccaaatggaaaaggagattcaaaagctcactgaagaaaatagttctttcaaaattagaatggcacagatggaggctaatgactttatgagaaagcaagaaattacagaacaaaaccagaagaatggaaaaatggaagataatgtgaaatatctcattggaaaaacaactgacctggaaaatagatccaggagagacaatttaaaaattatgggactacctgaaagccatgatcaaaagaagagcctagacatcatctttcatgaaattatcaaggaaaactgccctgagattctagaaccagagggcaaaataaatattcaaggaatccacagaacactgcctgaaagagatccaaaaagagaaactcctaggaacattgtggccaaattccagagttcccaggtcaaggagaaaatattgcaagcagctagaaagaaacaattcaagtattgtggaaatacaatcaggataacacaagatctagcagcctctacattaagggatcgaagggcatggaataggatattccagaagtcaaaggaactaggactaaaaccaagaatcacctacccagcaaaactgagtataatacttcaggggaaaaattggtctttcaatgaaatagaggattttcaagcattcttgatgaaaagaccagagctgaaaagaaaatttgactttcaaacacaagaatgaagagaaccatgaaaaggtgaacagcaaagagaagtcataagggacttactaaagttgaactgtttacattcctacatggaaagacaatatttgtaactcttgaaacatttcagtatctgggtactgggtgggattacacacacacacatgcacacacgcacacatacatagagacagagtgcacagagtgaattgaagaggatgggatcataacttaaaaaaaaaaatgaaatcaagcagtgagagagaaatatattgggaggagaaagggagaaattgaatggggcaaattatctctcataaaagaggcaagcaaaagactcattagtggagggataaagaggggaggtgagagaaaaacatgaagtttactctcatcacattccactaaaggaaagaataaaatgcacactcattttggtatgaaaacctatctcacaatacaggaaagtgggggataaggggacaagcagggtgggggggatgatagaagggagggaaggggaggagagtacaattcgacgtcaacactcatggggagggataggatcaaaagagaatagaagtaatgggggacaggataggatggagggaaatatagttagtcctatacaacgcaactattatggaagtcatttgcaaaactacacagatttggcctatattgaattgcttgccttccaaagggaaggggtagagagggagggaggtaaagaagttggaactcaaagtgttaggatcaactgtcaagtaacgttcttgccactaggaaataagaaatacaggtaaaggggtatataaagctatctggccctacaggacaaaagagaagatggagacaagggcagagagggatgacagaagagagagcagattggtcataggggcaattagaatgcttggtgtttgggggcgaggggataaaaggggagaaaatttgtaacccaaaattttgtgaaaatgaatgttaaaagttaaataaataaatttaattttaaaaaaaaagagagagaattgtgTAGATTACTGAGAAGTTGCCCAGAGTTGGATAGCAAATAGGGGTGAGAAATGGGACTTAGACCCAGATGTTTGGGGCCAAGCCTGATTCAAGCCCATGTGGTGCTTCAGGTTCAgaataggaaggaaataaggcACTCATAGACTTGCTGAAAGGTAAGAAAAGGAGACGTCTCCCTGCCTTATTTCCATACAGAAACATAGAGTCATCAGGGTACGGTGTGGTGATTTGTAAAGCAACAGTATGTCCACCAAGTCCAAAAGGTCCAGACTCCACATGGATAGACCTCTGTTATGCCCTTATGTAACAATAAGTCATACCAAGGTCTAAACTTTAATCTTCTAAAACCATCAAATCTTAAGAACAGTTTCAATAATTTTTAGAGACAGCAACTAGCTCAGGTCAATCACTGAAGAGTCCTGGGAGATATTTCTCATACCATACTAAACCTCTTTATGCCAAGGCAGgatgttctaattcttctacctTTTTAGTAGTTTTAGGTCCATTACTCGACAACCTTAATATTAGAAATGAAGGAAGCCCAGTAACTGCAGTactggaggagaaaaagaaaaactaaatcaAAAAGATagccaaagcaaaacaaacaagcaGAAAAAGTAGCACTGTGAAGGAGTGATCAAATATGGCAGAGGAGGGGGAAACTAATCTATCTCATGTGGCGAGAGTATTTCTCCTAGCATGctagatcttcctggcttcaaaacCAGCTATCTGACCTGACTCAGCCCTGGCACCATAAGGCTGGCAGACGTTGTGCTGTAAAGTTTCCATGTGGCCAAGTTGTTCTGGGAGAACTCAGACAAGATCAACTGCTTCAATTTCATCCCCAATGGTGAGACCATCATCTCAAGAGCATTGACAACTGCTCTTGAGATTGTCCAGAGTGCAACCAGCAGTGGACCTAATCAGATACACACATGCAGCAAACGCTGTAACATACAGTTCTAACAAAATAGATGATACAATCCTCTACCTGTTCTTGCATGATAACAAATACATCTGGTACTTCCCTTAGAGACAACAGGAGTGTGGTAGCCTTGTCCATGTCACCAAGAAATGATACTTTTATCTCTGAATCCCTAGATAAAATCATCCAACTCTGGGATCTTCAGTCTCCTAACTGCCAGGGCTGAATGCATCTCCCAGGAAAGCCTGCTTATTCTTTTGACCCAGAAGAGTTACTTTTTGCTGCTGGAGTCAATTCTGAAGTGGTTAAACTTTATGATCATCACCCCTTTGATAAGGGGCCATATGCTACCTTCAAAATGCAGTATAATAGGAACTGTGAGTGGACAAGCTTAAAGTTCAGCAATGATGACAAACTCATCCTTACATCTACAATGGCAGTTTCATCTGCCTGATTTATGCATTTAAGGAAACGGTAATGCATACATCTGGGGATATAACAACAGTGAAGTCATCACATGGGAAACCTCCTTCACTCCAGATTCTCAGTTTATTATGATTGGCTCTGATGATGATAAGATTCATGTCTGGAATAGAAAAAGTGGCATAAAGGTGGCTATGTTGAATGGAAAACATATTGGTCCCATAAACAATTTGCAATTCAATCCCAAGTTCATGACCTTTGTCACTGCACATTGTAATATGGCATTCTGGCTGCCTACTATTGATGACTGATCATTTATCAGCAGCATCTGCATGTTGGAATGTAgccaataagaaaaggaaaggaattgaGTTTGGGGATTATATTGTTCTCCTGACCTGGAGCCTCCTTCTACCCAGTGTTTCTCATGTACGTCACTATACATCTTTAAAGAAAAAGACTCTTTTGCCACATTTCTTCAAAAGGACTCTTGGTGCTGCAGACCTGAAGTTGGATTCTGATTTTCTAGTTGTGACCTGTATCAAGCTCCTCCTGAGGGGTGAGCTGTGTCAGGCTCATGGGCATCAGTACAGACCCTTGGTATAACCTCTTCTTTTCAGTGTATAGGGAGCCTGTGAAATCTTGACTCCACAAGTCTTCTTTCCTGCACTGTGTCCCCATAAACACATGGAAATCTAGCTCTGGTTTTGAGGTAGTAGTGcagattttccttttctctctgcatGTGTCATGACTGAATTTTCCTGGTAATGTTGTGGCTTTATTCCATAGCCATAATGTGTCTTCAGTGCAAAAGTTCAAAAACAATCAGTCCAGATGTCCAAGGTACAGAGGGAAGGACAGAGCTGTGTAAGGTCATGGTCAGCAAGGAATTCAAAGAACTCTGAAGACTCTTAGGGTGAGGGTGCCAGGTATAGACTCAGTTGTATGGCTAACTAAAACCTGGTTCAGTCTGTTTCTCATTGATGTGGGGAGTGTAGAGAGGCCAGGGAGATGTGAAGGGGTAATAGATCAAGTGCCTCCAGCAGTCAAGTCTTTACCAGAAGGGGGCTATCCCTGTGTAAGCAAATGGCAGTTGAATTGGAATACAGCCAGCTCTCTCTGATGATCTTTTGTGTGTACATATTCATAAGGGGGtggaggtaggggtggggagcctaatttttttttactttagaaaCCAATAACTATTTCACGTAGGCCAATATTGTGGAATGAGTCCAAATTGTTTACAATGATACTTTCTTCCCTCTACAATCCTTCCCCCACTCCTATCCCCTGTAAtattaattagagagttaaagatcttctccacccattgatGGGTTTGCCCTTTAGGGGAAGTTTGAGTAGGGGagacccataccttttgttaatttctaatgatgcactggttctctagggttgtgatgccctctggctctgaaaagtatataaatactctgaggtgagtttttactttggggtttactcattggaagtgtttgtttggccaaactagactctgggcagccactaaggagcaccccacctcagctttgaaaatccagatgttggtgcttctctctctggtaactatgtatgtatggtcagaaagttggatctgtctgttgatgtgTGATAGATGTATTGTTTATGGTtaggcagttggaagccctgtctgttgcttttatttccctgtattttctctgaagttcagggtggtgactttttcccctgaactatgtGAAAgatatgtgtgcttgattaaagtgattgttaacccatcaaaagttgctttccttttagaaatgcagatctaagaacctgtacagcaggtcctgCTGTGTATgatggggtccttgctgttacaccccACCACAAAAAAAATAGTGGATACTCCTACCTCTTTCTCCAGACACCAAATCCACAAAGTTGATTCTAGACTTGTATTTTTGTTCCTGTTTAAcctttttatttgacttttttccttattttacatttcAGCTCCATGTGTGTAcctttgttttaaaacaaaaacctACACATTGTAACTTCAGGCTTTAGTACCATAGTTTTATAACCTCTTGTTCTCACCTGATTCTTGGTGTTGTCAGTTCATTAGCTGGGACACAGGAGAAATGCTCTCACCTCTGAAATGGGGAACAGCTTGCTTTCCTGCCTGAGAGTGATGTTACAAGTGTTAgaaagtctctctctcttccttttttccatttcctgGATAACAAGCGCAGTTTCTGCCTAGCCTGGAGACCACTGATTGGTGCTCTCAGGTGATCCCTGACCAGCTCATAAGAGTGACTATTACATGTTTTCCAAGCCTTTATAGTAGAATCTTCTCCCGTATTAATCCCTGTTGTACTCTAGCCCAGTTTGTCTTTATGTATGTGGTGTAGACAAAAATCACTCTGCATGATAATGTCTCAGAAAGTGTTATTCCCAAACCAGTGGTTTCAGTTTGTAAATAGCCTCTGTACTAATTATATTCTGcacacttgaaaaaaaaaaaaacaactctgttGCTCATTCCACTAAGTCTACAAATGTAGAAATAAAGATGGCATCTGCctatagaaagaagaaagggaatatTATCTGAAAATTATTAAATAGAGTTGTTTATGATTActcagaaagtaaaagaaaaaatgttatgaaATAATTATGTTTATTTGAAAATGCCATCATGATGTTTCCTATCCATTTATTAAGCCAacaaatttctattttgtttctttcccccaGGAAATCTATTCAGGAAAAACTTTGGGTCCCTTCTCATAATCAGCGAAAATGGCATATAAAGGAAAATGTGTGAAGAAAACCTAGAACCTCTTTATGGCTCAGATGTATTGAAGCCTGAATGATCAGATAGAAGAGAGAACTTTCATATTTCTTGTAGTAGATCCTAGGATAAGGaggattaaaaaatgaatttcacaAACTGTACGACAGAAGCCAGTGTGGCCATCAAATCCAAATCAGTAACAGAGAAGATGCTTATTTCTTTGACTTTGGTGGTAATCACTACTATGACTACCCTCCTGAACTCAGCAGTAATTATTGCCATCTGTACCACCAAGAAGCTCCATCAGCCTGCAAACTACTTAATCTGTTCTCTGGCTGTGACGGATCTCCTGGTTGCCATTCTCGTCATGCCCTTGAGCATCACATATATTGTTATGGACTCCTGGACCCTGGGTTACTTTATCTGTGAGGTTTGGCTGAGTGTAGACATGACCTGTTGCACCTGTTCAATCCTCCATCTCTGTGTGATTGCCTTGGATAGGTACTGGGCTATCACCAATGCTATTGAATATGCCAGGAAAAGAACTGCAAAGAGGGCTGGAATGATGATACTCACTGTGTGGACCATCTCAGTTTTCATTTCCATGCCTCCTCTGTTCTGGAGGAGCCACCGTCTTCTTAGTCCTCCACCTAGCCAATGCACCATCCAGCATGACCATGTGATCTATACCATTTACTCCACACTTGGGGCATTTTACATCCCCTTGACTTTGATCCTGATTCTCTATTATAGGATCTACCATGCTGCCAAAAGTCTTTACCAGAAGCGTGGCTCCAGCCGCCATTTGAGCAACAGAAGCACCGACAGCCAGAACTCTTTTGCAAGCTGCAAGCTGACCCAGACCTTCTGTGTGTCTGACTTCTCCACTTCTGACCCAACCACAGAATTTGATAAAATCAACACCTCAGTCAGGATACCTCCTTTTGACAATGACCTGGATCAGACTGGAGACCGCCAACAGATCTCCAGTACCAGGGAACGAAAGGCTGCTCGCATTCTGGGACTGATACTAGGGGCATTCATTTTGTCCTGGCTGCCATTTTTCATCAAGGAGCTCATTGTTGGCCTGAGTATTTATACTGTATCATCTGAAGTGGCTGACTTTTTGACATGGCTTGGTTATGTGAACTCTCTTATCAACCCTCTACTGTACACAAGTTTTAATGAGGATTTTAAGTTAGCCTTTAAAAGGCTTGTCAGGTGCCGGGAACATTCCTAGAAGGGTAGAAAACCAAGGGTCTTTGGCCAACCTTGTGAAATGCACAAAGGGCATTAAACTGGTGTGCTCTTACAGATGGCTGATTCAAGACAGTTTGTTGTTTGTGGAAGTGGGGATAAGAATGCAACAGGATATTATTTGTGGTCTTTTGGTCTTCTTTTTGGGGGTTCTGACATTCAGTAAGCTGTTTTCTACCTCCAGtgttatgtatgttatatatcaAGTCAGCTTTCTGACACCAAAATGAAAACCTTCACAGAAGtaaccaaatggaaaataatgtaatatttattttagCAGTCCCAACTACTCTTGTGATCagtaaatgagaaaagaaaattcctctTGTTcataggcattttttttttggtggattcttttgtcTGTATATGGCTAAACTAATGTCTATTTGCCCTTGAGTGGTATAAAACTTGATCTTATGTGTCTGTGTGCATACAGATTCAAGCAGAAACTGTGTGGTTGTACATAAAGCATAGAGAGCAATCACTGTCCTGTTAACCCTTGCTTGCATTCCCCGCGCTGAAAGCATTCACCATGGCACGATGACATAACACATCTACTGCAAAAGCAAGAAGCTTTATTCCCCATGGACCACAATAAAATAAACCAACTCAAGTTTCAAAAAGAACCCAGAATGCCCTGGGAATTTTGTTCAAGTTGCTTATTGTGAGTATAATATATAAACAAGAGACACAAGAGAAAAATGTCTTCTATTTGGTACACTTGCTTCAGGGGATGTTTCTGTTTCTGGGGCTTAACGGGGAGAGGTAAAGATTGAGGactttatagctggaagggacagaTCTTAGAGATCCAGTCCAACTCTCTTAATCtgtgaatgaggaaacagaggttccgaaaagttaagtgatttactaaaGGTCACAAAATTAGCATCTGTTGGGGATCAACTGGTGCAATTAGGAGGCTTCACAGAAGAGAGGATGTCTGGTCTTTGATGTAATCAGCAGGGTGGCACCAATTAGACACAAGTTTCTAACTGGGAAGTGTACAGGTATAGAAGGTTTAAGATTAGGATATGAGGATAAGCTTTCAGAAAGGGTCAGGGCAGAAAAGATGGGATATCAGATAGAGGGAGGATGTTTGACTATGGCAGAAGGCACGTACTGGATAAACACTAGGCCCCTAAACTTTCCGGACTACAGCAGCTTTAAATagtatgagaaagagagagagagagagagagagagagagagagagagagagagaatattacaTGTTCATCTAGGGGAAAATCATCATCCAAAGACTTCCACTGTGAAACATTACCTGTAGAATTTACAAGTATATTGGCTTAgcagagagaaatataaaaacaggAAAGTCTGGGCTCCCACTTAGGTTCATGGATCAGGAAGAGAGTTGGACAAGAtaatctctaaaatcctttcttaCACTAGAATCTGCAATTTTAAGAAAGTTAAATTTGGAAAAAAGTTgtttcctgtatttctttttgcATCATTAGAGAAATCATGGCACAGTAAATTGAGTCCTGAAGTTAGAGACCAAACACCAGAGtttcaatctcacctcagacatggGTGAAATACTTATCttttcagagtctcagtttcctcatctgtaaaatggggatgatcatgATTTTGCTACCCACATCACATGGTTGTGATCTAATGAGCTTTGCAAAAACTCAGTTCTGGACagggtgtcctaaaagtcttagtgaagttttggGGACACCCAGTATCTATGTAAATTGTTATAACCATAATATAGCTCAGAACCAAGAAGTAGCAGGACAGCCACAAAATCCGATTCTATTTTAAGCAGACCTATGGAAGCCCAGAAGTCACTGCTATGGTGTCTACAAAGGAGCTCAAATCTGCCAATTTCCAATCAAATGATAAGAAGGAACGAGGAGTTAGGGCAACCCCATGGAAGCTTATCTTGACTTGGTGTTCCCAGGGAAGGTGGAAACCCTTATATAAACTGGATGGAACCTTAAATCAagtctcatttttacaaatgaagaaactgacacccaGAGAAATTGAAAAGaccttgcccaaaatcacacaggtagcaaatgttAGTTACTCAGGTGCCCTGACTCTAACTCCTTGGTTCTCTCTAATGCAGATACTATCTCTGTctatggggcagttaggtggcacagtgaaaagagaactggacttggaatcaagaggacctgagttcaaacccagcctcataCCCTTACTAGCTgagtcaccctgggcaagtcatttaaccctatttgcttcagttcctcatctgtaaaatgcactggagaaggaaatggcaaatactgcagtgtctttaccaagaaaatcccaaatagggtcacaaagagtcagacatgactgaagcaactcaACACCTCCATCTATTGGTCTAGATGTGTTTGAGGGCACAAGGAAGGAAATAGGGAATTAACTTTTTCCTGACCAATTTCTGAAGGGTGGTAACAAGTGATGAAAGCCTAGACCTAGGCTCTGCTAGCTGAGTTTATGCCTCAGTGTGTCTCTGAATCAACACCCAGAGAAGAATAATAGCtgataatatctagcatttataggcactatgctaagaactttatgatcattatttcatttgatcctcactttTAGCCTGGAAAGTAAATTCAATCATtactccacattttacagatgagaaaactgaggcaaacagaagttaagggaTGTGCTGaggatcacacaaccaggaaATACCTGAGGCCTGATTTAAACTTAGGTTTTCTTGACGCCAGGCTCAGCATTATAGCTACTGTGCCAACCAGTTGAagcatggaaaagaaagcacTCTAGTGAGAATACCAATGAACTGTAAAAATTAATGCTGGCACCAAACGTTTTAATCGATTACCAAATGAACGTTGAACAGCTTGTTAGGCCACCTCATTAATGAGGCCAAAGTTAGGGGTTTGATCCCCATGTA
The DNA window shown above is from Notamacropus eugenii isolate mMacEug1 chromosome 2, mMacEug1.pri_v2, whole genome shotgun sequence and carries:
- the HTR1E gene encoding 5-hydroxytryptamine receptor 1E — its product is MNFTNCTTEASVAIKSKSVTEKMLISLTLVVITTMTTLLNSAVIIAICTTKKLHQPANYLICSLAVTDLLVAILVMPLSITYIVMDSWTLGYFICEVWLSVDMTCCTCSILHLCVIALDRYWAITNAIEYARKRTAKRAGMMILTVWTISVFISMPPLFWRSHRLLSPPPSQCTIQHDHVIYTIYSTLGAFYIPLTLILILYYRIYHAAKSLYQKRGSSRHLSNRSTDSQNSFASCKLTQTFCVSDFSTSDPTTEFDKINTSVRIPPFDNDLDQTGDRQQISSTRERKAARILGLILGAFILSWLPFFIKELIVGLSIYTVSSEVADFLTWLGYVNSLINPLLYTSFNEDFKLAFKRLVRCREHS